Proteins co-encoded in one Apis mellifera strain DH4 linkage group LG15, Amel_HAv3.1, whole genome shotgun sequence genomic window:
- the LOC551005 gene encoding hexokinase type 2 isoform X3, translating to MKTSLSSSDMIKQEIRDICKDLVLSDEKLRQLMDTLNDQLHKGLGKETHATATTKCFPTYVQDLPQGTEKGNFLALDLGGTNFRVLLITLDEQNFDMKSKIYVIPQSLMVGTGVQLFDHIAHCLALFVKDLNLQNEVLPLGFTFSFPLDQHGLTKGYLIRWTKGFKCDDIIGEDIVDLLEQAIKKRGDVKIQICAILNDTTGTLMSCAWKNKNCRIGLIVGTGTNACYVEKLENIQTVYPENVLPGKPKMLINIEWGAFGEGTLLDFIATDIDRDVDENSINPAKQVFEKMISGMYMGELVRLLIEKAINAGLLFIGKSTNELKKRGRFYAKYVSEIENDPNGKYTNCREVLAELGLRNVTDQDCENVKYICSVVSRRAAHLASAGIATLLNKMDEDNVVVGIDGSVYRYHPHFHNLMTEKISQLQNHKFELMLSEDGSGRGAALVAAVAAGNR from the exons ATTAGAGACATCTGTAAAGACCTGGTCCTCTCAGATGAAAAACTTCGACAGCTTATGGACACTTTGAACGACCAATTACATAAAGGTCTAGGTAAGGAAACGCATGCTACTGCGACAACGAAATGCTTCCCAACCTACGTTCAAGATCTTCCCCAAGGCACAG AGAAGGGCAACTTTTTGGCCCTGGATCTTGGCGGGACAAATTTCAGAGTACTATTGATCACTCTGGATGAACAGAATTTCGACATGAAgagtaaaatttatgttataccGCAAAGTTTAATGGTGGGAACCGGTGTACAACTCTTCGACCACATAGCTCACTGTTTGGCCTTGTTCGTCAAGGACTTGAATCTTCAGAATGAAGTTCTACCTCTTGGGTTTACTTTTAGCTTCCCATTGGACCAGCATGGACTAACCAAAGGCTATTTGATCAGGTGGACGAAGGGATTCAAATGTGATGATATAATAGGTGAAGATATAGTTGATTTACTTGAACAGGCGATTAAGAAAAGAGGT GATGTGAAAATCCAGATATGCGCCATTTTAAATGACACTACTGGCACTTTGATGTCATGCGCTTGGAAAAACAAGAATTGCCGTATTGGATTAATTGTCG gaACTGGTACCAATGCCTGCTACGTAGAAAAGTTAGAAAACATACAAACCGTGTATCCAGAAAACGTATTACCAGGAAAACCTAAAATGCTGATCAATATCGAATGGGGTGCCTTCGGTGAGGGTACACTTCTTGATTTTATTGCAACAGACATTGATCGTGATGTCGACGAGAATTCGATTAATCCGGCGAAACAAGTATTCGAGAAGATGATCTCTGGCATGTATATGGGAGAATTGGTAAGGTTGCTCATTGAGAAAGCGATAAATGCTGGACTATTGTTTATCGGGAAGTCTACCAACGAGCTCAAAAAACGTGGAAGATTCTACGCGAAATACGTTTCAGAAATTGAAAA TGATCCTAATGGGAAATATACGAATTGTCGTGAAGTATTGGCAGAATTAGGATTGCGAAATGTTACTGATCAAGACTGCGAGAACGTTAAGTACATTTGCTCTGTTGTATCAAGGAGAGCAGCTCATTTGGCCAGTGCTGGAATTGCTACATTGTTGAATAAAATGGACGAAGATAATGTTGTCGTAGGAATTGATGGCTCGGTATATAGATATCATCCACACTTTCACAATCTTATGACCGAGAAGATAAGCCAATTACAGAATCATAAG
- the LOC551005 gene encoding hexokinase type 2 isoform X2: MTEERRPYNEKWDHIDQKIRDICKDLVLSDEKLRQLMDTLNDQLHKGLGKETHATATTKCFPTYVQDLPQGTEKGNFLALDLGGTNFRVLLITLDEQNFDMKSKIYVIPQSLMVGTGVQLFDHIAHCLALFVKDLNLQNEVLPLGFTFSFPLDQHGLTKGYLIRWTKGFKCDDIIGEDIVDLLEQAIKKRGDVKIQICAILNDTTGTLMSCAWKNKNCRIGLIVGTGTNACYVEKLENIQTVYPENVLPGKPKMLINIEWGAFGEGTLLDFIATDIDRDVDENSINPAKQVFEKMISGMYMGELVRLLIEKAINAGLLFIGKSTNELKKRGRFYAKYVSEIENDPNGKYTNCREVLAELGLRNVTDQDCENVKYICSVVSRRAAHLASAGIATLLNKMDEDNVVVGIDGSVYRYHPHFHNLMTEKISQLQNHKFELMLSEDGSGRGAALVAAVAAGNR; encoded by the exons ATTAGAGACATCTGTAAAGACCTGGTCCTCTCAGATGAAAAACTTCGACAGCTTATGGACACTTTGAACGACCAATTACATAAAGGTCTAGGTAAGGAAACGCATGCTACTGCGACAACGAAATGCTTCCCAACCTACGTTCAAGATCTTCCCCAAGGCACAG AGAAGGGCAACTTTTTGGCCCTGGATCTTGGCGGGACAAATTTCAGAGTACTATTGATCACTCTGGATGAACAGAATTTCGACATGAAgagtaaaatttatgttataccGCAAAGTTTAATGGTGGGAACCGGTGTACAACTCTTCGACCACATAGCTCACTGTTTGGCCTTGTTCGTCAAGGACTTGAATCTTCAGAATGAAGTTCTACCTCTTGGGTTTACTTTTAGCTTCCCATTGGACCAGCATGGACTAACCAAAGGCTATTTGATCAGGTGGACGAAGGGATTCAAATGTGATGATATAATAGGTGAAGATATAGTTGATTTACTTGAACAGGCGATTAAGAAAAGAGGT GATGTGAAAATCCAGATATGCGCCATTTTAAATGACACTACTGGCACTTTGATGTCATGCGCTTGGAAAAACAAGAATTGCCGTATTGGATTAATTGTCG gaACTGGTACCAATGCCTGCTACGTAGAAAAGTTAGAAAACATACAAACCGTGTATCCAGAAAACGTATTACCAGGAAAACCTAAAATGCTGATCAATATCGAATGGGGTGCCTTCGGTGAGGGTACACTTCTTGATTTTATTGCAACAGACATTGATCGTGATGTCGACGAGAATTCGATTAATCCGGCGAAACAAGTATTCGAGAAGATGATCTCTGGCATGTATATGGGAGAATTGGTAAGGTTGCTCATTGAGAAAGCGATAAATGCTGGACTATTGTTTATCGGGAAGTCTACCAACGAGCTCAAAAAACGTGGAAGATTCTACGCGAAATACGTTTCAGAAATTGAAAA TGATCCTAATGGGAAATATACGAATTGTCGTGAAGTATTGGCAGAATTAGGATTGCGAAATGTTACTGATCAAGACTGCGAGAACGTTAAGTACATTTGCTCTGTTGTATCAAGGAGAGCAGCTCATTTGGCCAGTGCTGGAATTGCTACATTGTTGAATAAAATGGACGAAGATAATGTTGTCGTAGGAATTGATGGCTCGGTATATAGATATCATCCACACTTTCACAATCTTATGACCGAGAAGATAAGCCAATTACAGAATCATAAG
- the LOC551005 gene encoding hexokinase type 2 isoform X4 gives MSCKRRRIKHIRDICKDLVLSDEKLRQLMDTLNDQLHKGLGKETHATATTKCFPTYVQDLPQGTEKGNFLALDLGGTNFRVLLITLDEQNFDMKSKIYVIPQSLMVGTGVQLFDHIAHCLALFVKDLNLQNEVLPLGFTFSFPLDQHGLTKGYLIRWTKGFKCDDIIGEDIVDLLEQAIKKRGDVKIQICAILNDTTGTLMSCAWKNKNCRIGLIVGTGTNACYVEKLENIQTVYPENVLPGKPKMLINIEWGAFGEGTLLDFIATDIDRDVDENSINPAKQVFEKMISGMYMGELVRLLIEKAINAGLLFIGKSTNELKKRGRFYAKYVSEIENDPNGKYTNCREVLAELGLRNVTDQDCENVKYICSVVSRRAAHLASAGIATLLNKMDEDNVVVGIDGSVYRYHPHFHNLMTEKISQLQNHKFELMLSEDGSGRGAALVAAVAAGNR, from the exons ATTAGAGACATCTGTAAAGACCTGGTCCTCTCAGATGAAAAACTTCGACAGCTTATGGACACTTTGAACGACCAATTACATAAAGGTCTAGGTAAGGAAACGCATGCTACTGCGACAACGAAATGCTTCCCAACCTACGTTCAAGATCTTCCCCAAGGCACAG AGAAGGGCAACTTTTTGGCCCTGGATCTTGGCGGGACAAATTTCAGAGTACTATTGATCACTCTGGATGAACAGAATTTCGACATGAAgagtaaaatttatgttataccGCAAAGTTTAATGGTGGGAACCGGTGTACAACTCTTCGACCACATAGCTCACTGTTTGGCCTTGTTCGTCAAGGACTTGAATCTTCAGAATGAAGTTCTACCTCTTGGGTTTACTTTTAGCTTCCCATTGGACCAGCATGGACTAACCAAAGGCTATTTGATCAGGTGGACGAAGGGATTCAAATGTGATGATATAATAGGTGAAGATATAGTTGATTTACTTGAACAGGCGATTAAGAAAAGAGGT GATGTGAAAATCCAGATATGCGCCATTTTAAATGACACTACTGGCACTTTGATGTCATGCGCTTGGAAAAACAAGAATTGCCGTATTGGATTAATTGTCG gaACTGGTACCAATGCCTGCTACGTAGAAAAGTTAGAAAACATACAAACCGTGTATCCAGAAAACGTATTACCAGGAAAACCTAAAATGCTGATCAATATCGAATGGGGTGCCTTCGGTGAGGGTACACTTCTTGATTTTATTGCAACAGACATTGATCGTGATGTCGACGAGAATTCGATTAATCCGGCGAAACAAGTATTCGAGAAGATGATCTCTGGCATGTATATGGGAGAATTGGTAAGGTTGCTCATTGAGAAAGCGATAAATGCTGGACTATTGTTTATCGGGAAGTCTACCAACGAGCTCAAAAAACGTGGAAGATTCTACGCGAAATACGTTTCAGAAATTGAAAA TGATCCTAATGGGAAATATACGAATTGTCGTGAAGTATTGGCAGAATTAGGATTGCGAAATGTTACTGATCAAGACTGCGAGAACGTTAAGTACATTTGCTCTGTTGTATCAAGGAGAGCAGCTCATTTGGCCAGTGCTGGAATTGCTACATTGTTGAATAAAATGGACGAAGATAATGTTGTCGTAGGAATTGATGGCTCGGTATATAGATATCATCCACACTTTCACAATCTTATGACCGAGAAGATAAGCCAATTACAGAATCATAAG